The nucleotide sequence TGGATTGAATACATGAAGGCTTTCTATATGAGATTGAGTGCTTGTAGCACCTACATAGATTTGGTCTAGGCAGTTCTACAAGCAGGGTAAAACACTTCCTGCGGACGCACGTAACTGTGTAGCCCAAGTGTGCATACGCCATGgaagaaacatttgaaataacaacaacatgTCTCGCCCACTAGCTTTTGCAACTGTGCTTTACATATTTTCCACCCCCACCCATCCCTACCTTACTTGCGGAAGTTGATATCACTAGCATTCAGGGGTCCAATATTTAACCTTCGTCAAAATATTTAACCTTGGGAACATTGTCAGTCAGTGTTGAAGCCAGCAAAGGGTTGGCGTATGGTTCTGGGCTTGGAGTCTGAAGCATTGCCTCTAGTGTAGGGCCAGCAGTGTAGCTGGCTCTTGGTTGTGTTAGAGGCTGTACTCGGGGGTGAGCAGCGCTGCTCTGAGACTCCTGAATGCCTTCCCTGGTTACACCGTGTGCCCAGCCCCACTCTGCCAGCTGTGATGCCCACCACGCCCTCCCCTCTGAAGCCTTACACTCTGAGTTCAGCTGTGATTGATTGGTGACCATCCACAGCAAGAAGGAATCTGCTTTCCCTAGCGTTCTGGGAGAGTAAACGAGCCAAGGAGCCAACCATCCCCTTGAGGTCTGACCGGATTATAAATGCTGGAGTGTGGAACTCTTccttctagtttttcttttttttctggatctTGGTTGGGTGCTAGATCCTATATTTGGCAATTGCTAGTGAATCAAATCTCTTGCTGGCGATGGCTCATTTTATGCTCATTCTCTGCTTCTATAGCCCCCACCTATTATAGATTTTGGAAAGATTATCATCTACACGAACAACCTGAAAATAATTCGGACCCCAATGGACAAGAGAGACTTCATGAGGAGAATTctccagaaggaagaggaggctgaggaggagtcTCTGATGAGCAAAGAAGAAAGCTATGGGGACGAGGACCAAAGCGTTGGGTCTCTGCTGGAGACAGAAGGCCCCTTTCCCCACAGTCAGTATGCACAGGTATGTCGGTTGCAGGCAGGGTAGCCCTACACCAGTGGCTTCCAAATTCTTTTCTGTGAGTGCGGGTTCTgcacgctgtccctgagttttgtgctcaaggctaggacgctaccactttgagccatagctccactgcgatttttctgggagttaattggagataagaataccttggcctttcctacccaggctggctatgacccctgatcctgagatctcagcctcctaaaaagcTAGGATGACACCAGCTATCTGCTTCCAGATTGTTCTGATCATGCCCTACTTAGCTAAAACTTTGAATGTAAATAGTTATGCCTAAATATTGAAGATATGAAGGAATTTTAATGTTCATTGTATTTTAACATATTAGCAATAGCAGACATAATTTAAGTTTTCTTGGACTCCTTTTCATATCTGATTagccattcatttttaaaagttgtttctaCTATGATCCTGGCTTATAAacatttgtctgatttggggttttgcttttatttttttttgtgctaatcctaggccttaaactcaacgcctgggcactgtttctgagcttttgtgctccaggccccaccatttgaggcacagatccacttctggctttttggtggttaattgaaaataagaatctcacagaccttcctgcccaggctggctttcaactgcagttctcagatctcagctttctgagtagctaatattatcaaggcacaagccactagcacccagccaaaCAGGTGGTTTCTGAGGTGTGGAAAACcagttcttcccttccctctcctcccctcccctcccctccccttcccttccctcccctcccctcccctcccctcccctcccctcccctcccctcccctccccttccctcccttcttcttcccttatctccccttctctcccccctcctctcctttcctcttttctttttttctgttttcttttgctggtactgggattgaattcagggctttgtgcttgcttggctgatgtctactacttgaaccacaccttcagctctacttttgcttgttattttggagatagagtcttgtgaacttttctgcccagacaaGATCTGAACCCCAACCCTCCCTATCACattgtcttgagtagctaggataacaggcttgaCCCACGGGGTGCCGGGGTGGTCTGGTCTTCCTTTCTGCGTTTTGTGGTGCTTCTTCTCTTGGTATTGTCACTTACTGTTGGTGATGATGTCATGTAAAGTCACGTGTCCACTTTGCACATTTGTTTAGTCGAAACGAACAGACATCGTTTGTCTATCGACGAGCTAGTTTAGGCACAAGCGAACTTCTGTGTGCTTGTTTCAACATGGGAAAGGGAAAGCACGGAGCTGTTCACCCTCACTCCAGCAGTGACGCTACGCTGTATAGGGACCGCCGATAGAGGGCGCCACAGCCAAACAGTTTATTAAAGATTAGTGTTAAAAAATGCCTTTCAAATATGATTAATGGAAAATATCAACTAGATGTTGAAGTTATTAAGCACTGTTAATTGACAATGAGCTACGAATAGACACTCTTTTGTGTATTTTGAGATAGAAAGAGAATATAATTGTTTCTCTCCCAGGCTTTGAAGGAGTCTGACTGTGGACTCCGTCCTCAGGCTCAGCGCGGGAGGAAGAGGGTGGGTTGTTAATTCGCAGTGTGAAGTTTGCGGTGTGGAAGCGATTTTTGGTGAATTTAAGCTAAAAACTCGGGTGCCAACTCGGGAGAATTTGCTGGCTACCATACTTTGCCCCTAGTGTCACAGTTTTCTGTGTTTggtgacactgtgtgtgtgtgtgtgtgtgtgtgtgtgtgtgtgtgttagtcctggggcttgaacttagggcatgagtgttgtttctgagctcttttgctcaaggcgagctctctactaTTTAAGctgtagctccatttctggcagttTTGGTTGCCaagtgtagataagagtctcatggactgtcctgcccaagctggctttgaactgcagtcctcaggtcgcagcctcctaagtagctaggattgcaggtgtgagctactggcgcccAGCCTCTGTGACACTCTTTCCCCCCTATGTTGGCACAGAAAATGGGCCAGGGACTTTCTGAAGCCTGGGTGACACCCCTGTTCTATGAGTATCTAGGCGAAGAGAAGAAGAAGGCCATGGTCAGCAGGGATCAGTGGCCACCCcggtaatcctactcagaagcccgagatctggagattgtggttggaaaccagcctgagTGGGAAAGTCCTTGTGACTCTCATCCCTAGTTGCCTACCCCCTCCAAAACAAAGGTGAAAAGGAGCTATAgctctggtggcagagtgctagccttgagaaacaaacaaacaaactcatggacagtgcctagcccttgagttcaagcccaggattggcacagaaatgaaggctATAATGGGCTTGAGTGACAGCCTTAAGTTGAGGTCCCAAAGACCTCTGAGTTATCTcatttgtctccttccttccttccttccttccttccttccttccttccttccttccttcctcctttccttcctttccttccttcccttccttccctccctccttccttctctctctctctctctctttttaacaaATCCACCTAGCTTTCCACAACCTTCTCCAGAAGCCGCTTTCCTCCGttctccttcactctctccatcCAGACAGCAAGCCACCTCGGGAACAAGGCTTTTAACTTCGATTCCCATCTCCCCACGTCGGATCTCACATCCACTCAATTAACCCACCGAACTTGCAATATCCTTTCACCGCTCGGGACAAGAAAGCCCCGGGGAGGCTGGCCGGCGCTGGTCCCTCCGGCGGGCTCTTCCAGCCTCCTATGCCCTCTGCCCCAGACACACGGCCCATCCAGCCTATTTTCTTAGCCCTTCAGCTCCTGCAATCACAGTGGCCTCACACCACTCCGGCTCTCCCTTGGCTTCGGTGAGGcccaccccctccctcaccccctctGTGTCCCCTCTGTCCTCCCATCTCGCTGGCTCTTCTCCACCGTTGGTTTCCATGCGGGGAGGGGCCAGTGCCCACGCTGAGCACAACACGGCAAGTCCCAGGTCAGAAACCCAGCGCCTGGAATAGAAGAGTAAGCACTGGTTAAACACGTGCCAAAGAATACGGGATGCTGCCaggggcctgtggctcacaccggtcATGCGAGctcttcaggaggttgagatctgaggataccaagtcaaagccagcccgggcaggaagatctgtgagacgCTTCTCTCCCATTACCTgcccccaaaagtcagaagtgcaactgtggctcaggtgacagagcccttgccttgagcgagaaagctaagggacagcgccgtgtccctgagttccagcctaggAGCACACacgcatatgtacacacacacacacacagacacacacacacacacacccaaagaaCATTGGAACATAAGTGCCAGCTTATGTCACCAATCTTAGGTCACCTTTTCACTCATCTTCTACGCAGAACGACTGAGAAACTCACGTGGCAGGAGGTAGGTGATTGAATATTGAAATGTGAAACATTCCCTTCCCGCTCTAAAGTTCTTTCATTCCGTTGCTTCTTTTATCGTGCCACAGCCCTGTAGGAGGATGTTTTCCTCCAGAGGACGTCTAGAAATAGTAACATGGAAGCCTGAATGAAAAAGCAACTCCAGGGCTGGCAGACAATTACCTTTAAATTCAATTTGGGGCGATCTGTGATTTCCAGTGGTAGTGCTATAAactaggacagggctgggaagcaGAAGTTGCTGGAAGGCTTATATTTCACTTGTCTGTCCTTTAGACTGTGTTTTAAATTGCTATTTGTTTGCCCGATCCTCATGCAATCAATGCCCACACAAGTTTTATTCTGGAACAGAACATCAAAGAACTCCTGCCCCAGGGGTGCATTGTTCTGCCTACGTAGAACTGGGGAGCAATTGGGGCCTGGTGGAAGATCGGGGCAAGGCCAAGGGTCCGGCCACGCTCCAGCCTCTCCGTCACAGACAGCAAAAGAGAGGAAGAACTGAGCCTCAGGAAAACGGGCAAGGGCATCTTTCTGGTCTTGTGCTCAGTGGAAGTGAGGTTCCGAGTCACCCCGGGGTTTGTaatgcttttcttgatctcaccTTTGGGATGCTGAGgtagatgatggtggtgatgctgGTGATGATGATGGAGGGTGCTATTGATTGAGGGCTCACCACAGCCCAGcttcatcttttcattttatcCTCACAAGGGGCTGGTGAAGCAGGAATTATTAGCAGTCTCATTCTTCAACTGGCAAAATGGAGGCCCAGGGATGTCACGTGACCTACCCGAGGTCACTGGAGCCAGGAAGCACACGATCTCACGGTCACCGCCACTCTTCTCTGCGGTCCCTTGAAGTCATTGATGCTGGTGCCGTCCTTAGGGCTATGAAAGCTCGTGTCTGGAAGGAGTGCTAAAGCCCCGTCTCCTGGGTAGCGGGAGGTAGCAGTCAGCGGGCGGAGGGGCTCTGCCTGAGCAAGGCAGCTATATTCTGTGCACTTCCACTGAATATCTGGCACTTGCCCGCCATCCCAACATTCCGAGGGCTGAGGCAGAAGCATTACgaccaagtttgaggccagtctcgACTACATAGAAGGTTCAAGGCAACCTCAACTAGCATGAACTAATAGTAATAATCCACAATTGCTTTATTACCAAGAAACGAAGAAAAAGATGTCCagtctatacacacatatagaataAAGCTAGTGGAATACTTGTTGAGTTAATTGGCTGATTAAAAACAGTCTGAGAGGGGTAACACAGATGGAATATGAGCCCTAAAACCATGGTCATTACATATCATTTGAATGAAAATTTGTTCTCGTGTTCTGCACTTGGCTGGCTAGGTCATTTTCATTAATCTTCCAATCTCTTTCTTGGCGTTCTGTGCACATGAATTTGTGTATTGCATGGGTAGCACTGCAGTAACGTTTTTACTATACTGCCCTCAAAATATTGGCTGGCATCATTAGAATCTCACTAGGATCACGGGCAAAACATAAAACATACTAGATCTGCCAGATGAAATGAATAATGGTAATTTGCTTTAATACTATCttgtcaaatttatttatttttaaatactttaagaGAAGGAAACATTCCTCCATTGTTAGTGCATGGCCACAATCCATAACATACTAATTCAAGAATACAAAGACAAGATGGGTGCCAGGGACTCTCACCTGCAATCGTagttgcttaggaggctgagatctgaggaccacagtttaaagccagcccccgggtggggaaagtccatgagactcttatctccaattaaccaccagaaaaccagaagtggagctgtggctcaaactggtagagcgctagccaggaATATGAGTGTAGGATTGAGAAAATGAGATGGGTTTGGaaagacacgtgtgtgtgtgtgtgtgtgtgtgtgtgtgtgtgtgtgtgtgtcagtcctggggtttgaactcagggcctaagggttttttttttccctcaaagctagcaatctactgcttaaaccacagctccacttccagcttatttggtggttaatcggagataagagactcatggactttcctacctgggctggttttggattataatcctcagctctcagcctcctgagtagctaggattacaggcgtgagccaccagtgcctggctttggaaAAGGTTTTCAAAGCTGAAATGGACAGGAGTTGTTACTAGGTTCTCCAGGCACCAGTCTGATACCCTTATTTCTTAGGAGAGTCTCACTATAGGAGTGTGGTGTTGCCACTCtatttgagatttttaaaaatatacttttccttgattgtcaaagtgaagtacagaggggttgcagtttcatatgtagggcagtgagtacatttcttgttcaacttgttacctcctccctatttGAGATATTTTAGTGGAAGatatttagtggtagagtaagtGTGAAGGACTTATTGACAAGGCTTAAAGAATAGCtcaactcttggggctgggaatgtggcctaatggcagagtgcttgcctagcatgcacgaagccctgggttcgattcctcagcaccacatacacaggaaaagccagaagtggcgctgtggctcaagtagtagaacactagcctcgagcacaaagaagccatggacagtgctcaggccccgagttcaagccccgggtctggcaaaaaaaaacccgtGTACTCTTTTGGAGCCCTATGATATGCTGAGAGGATCGATTGCATTCCCATATCTCCCCTCCCATAATATCCCAGCTACTGAGTGGGAAGCAATGCCTGTCCCtccacagggagagagacagacgaGGAGAGGCCGAGGGCAGACTGCACGCGGTACAGCCCGTGTCCGACCTCGGCCGCGGCCCTAGTGTACTGACCAGGAACTCGGACGCTGTTCTCAAAGAGCATCCGATAGGACAAGGACTCAGAGCTACGCTGTGAAGGCCGCCAGCACAGACTCATTCATCCCCACGCTCTCCCCGTCACCCTAAGCATGAACTGTTGGGTAACGATCACATTGTCATTCGAAACATGAATTCTGATACCCAGCCCCCTGGGATCAAAACCTACCGTCTTAGCAGCTcccgtgctgtgtgtgtgtgtgtgtgtgtgtgtgtgtgtgtgtgtgtgtgtgtgtgtgtgtgtgtgtgacatcacCTATGAACTGCTCAGTATCTCATTTGCCTGTGGACAGGAAGGGAGGACTCAAATGAGCTCACTGGGATGTTGTGCAAATTAGGGGGACTGACACATAGAGAGGCCTTAGAAAAGCACCTGCGTCTTCCAGCGACCACGGGGGCTTCGGATTCGCCTTCGCCAGTGAGGAAAAGACAGTCTTGATGGAGCTCGTAGCCAGGACAGGTCACAGGGCCCCCGAGGCCGCGAGGCGTGGGGTGTCTCTACGACGTGGCCACAGGAGACGCTGCGTTCCTGTCGTGTCTGTGAGAGCTCCCCCTGGTGGAAGGGCTGTGGGCGACCCCGGCTGTGCCCCTCGCTGGCCCTCGGGGAAGGCCTTGCTTGGGTCTGTCCATTCTGCCCCAGCCTGGCTGAGTCCCGGTGCTcgattccgcccccccccccccccaccgccccggccAGCCTGGCTGACTAACCGCTGTGCTGTCTTCTGCAGGACGCGGAGCTTCCGGAGGAGAACTGTCTTCACTGCCGAGGGTCGGGCAGCGCCACCTGCTCCCTGTGCCACGGCAGCAAGTTCTCCATGCTGGCCAACCGATTCAAGGAGTCCTACCGGGCGCTCAGGTGCCCCGCCTGCAACGAGAATGGGCTGCAGCCTTGCCACATTTGTAACCAATAGCTGCGCTTTTCCTTGGCCTGCTTGCTCCCCCCAAATGATCCCCCATAAACTACCCTCTCCTCCTTCGCCCACACTAGCAGAACTCCATCATTGCATGGCATTTGGTGAGGCTAGCCCTATCTCCACAAGGGTCTAAGTAGTAGGGACATTTTTTGAATTCAAGTCTGCTGTGACACTGGTTCTAAAATTATTCTTGCAGGAGTGTGTGCCTATAGCTCACTTGACTTagttcagtttttatttatttatttttctggcgCCAGTGAACCAATAAATGTACCCCTCCAGGCAGCAGGTTGCAGTCATTTTCTGGTTGGGAGTTATCTTGCAAAATTATTCAGtgagaaaagaataaagaggCAGCTCTCTGATGCAAGGCCGTTGCTTCTGGGATTGTTGTGGGTCAAATGGAACTTGTAATTAAGCAGAAGCGGGAAGGTAGGGCCACCCGGGAGGTGAACACATTGGGGTCCGTGGTCAGCACACAATGCGCGTTCTGAAACAGGCAAGGGGAGGAGGCcttccctccagggcctcctgcaAGACGCGCCTGGGCCCTGGCCACCCAGGCAGGGAGCAATGGCACTCACTTCCTAGGGCAAGATGAAAGGGGACATCTTTGCGTGTCTCTACTGAAGTTATAAGCCAAGTCAAAGCTATTGATGATACATTTGGTGCTTAAGTCTCTGTGTGTAACAGAACATCTTTCAACCTGTGAATGCTTATCAAacacacattattattttttttttcttttctgtgtgtgtgtgtgcgtgcacatacgCGTGAgctggtgctgggatttgaattcaaggtcttgtattcactttttttttttctactcaaagctggtactctatcacttgtgccacatttccaacttgtggctttttgatgattaattaggtaagcgtctcagggactttcctgcctaggctggctttgaaatgagatctgaggatctcagtctcctgagtagctaggattacagacttgagccactaacACTTAAGCATTTTAAGTCAAAGATTTAGCCATAATTCTTTACAAAGGAACACAGATATATGACAAGTGTCTACTAGAAACCTCTAAGAGAAAAAGCAACCCAAAGCAGGCGTGTTTTCACTGTCCATGAATGCACATATTAAGGGTGATTCTCTCCTCTTAAATAAAATTGGAAGACACTTTTGCTAATGAACTTGTGTTACGTTCTGACACCGGCTCCCCACACCCAGTGAAAGTAACACTGTCATCTTTTAGACACCCACTGCATTTTATGATAATGATTTTGATTTAATATCTTCATCCGTTTCTAAGATTTGTTTGTTAGTCTCTCCTATTCAGCTGTTAAAAATAATTCAGCAGTGGAttgctttgggggggggcaacagaaataattctaataaaaagagatgaaaataagGCGTTGTCGCCATCATGATTTGTCGACCGTCTCTTATCGTGTTCCTAGGCTTCCCTAGCTTCTGTGGTTAACTAACTTCTTCCTctgatgacattttttttcacaGCTGTGGTATTTGCGCCTTTCCAGAGTCAGGGGTGATGGCAATGGATCTCTCAGTGTATTCTGGTTTTGAAAGGGGCATTGGGCTGTCTGTAGAGCAGTATCACGGAGTCACTTGATATGGGCAAGTCATGCCGACGTCAGCAGATTTATAAACCGTTGACACTCGTTACCATGTAGTGAGACAAAGGCTGGATGGGATAAATAGAGAGAACAGTGGGAATACAGGAAGGGATGTGGATAGCTTTAGTgggtttttggtttctttgtttgatATGTTGGGGATTGAATTCGGGGCTTTACATATGATAaacacatgctctaccactgagctactctcctagctctctctctcctctgcttccatccctcctcccctctctctttctctttctttcttttcttccctccctccctccctcctcccctccatccctccttcctctctctctcttaatttttaaagtatacaacACAGTATTGTTACATACCAACAGATATCACACATCAAGAATGTATCTGTACACAAAATAGACAAAATCTTGGCCCCTGTGGAGCTTACATTTTAGAGGTAGACTTAGCTTCCTATATTTATATAGTAAATGTATTTGTAGCTAATAAATCTATAACACATAATGCAGAAAAATTAATCAGTTATATGTAATACAAAGATGTACAGAATGCATATGGTTAGAAAAGGATAAATAGCTGTTGGTAGTGGTCCATATCTCTATTCCCAGTTACTCAGAAAACAGAGATTGGGACGATCGTGGTTTGAGACAAACCCAGGCAAAAGTTATCACACAACTATCTGTAggcttgccctccctccctccctccctccctccctccctccctccctccctccctccctccctccctccctccctcccttccttccttccttccttccttccttccttccttcctctttctttctttttttattttgattgtgaAAGAAATCATTGATACGCACCTTTCTGAGTCTGTCGTATTTTGTTTAACATGATGATATTCAGTTCTCGTCATTTTCTGGAAAATTAtgtgcttttgttcttttttgtgaaTGAATATTCCACTGTGTCTGtatgtcatattttctttatctgttcgcCCACTGATGGGTATCTAGGTTGATTCTATAACTTAGCAATAGACACGAGTGTGCAGGTATCTCTAGTGCATGGTTAATTCTTGTGGTTATTTGCCCAGAAGTGGTATAACagaatcatagggtagttctgttttcacttttctgAGGAGCCTCCACCCTAATTTCCATGGTAGCCATGCTAATTTGCATGTTCACCGATGGTACACAAGTGTTCCTCCATTCCTGATGATTCCAAGTGAGATCTCCATTGGAGAATGATGTTTCACATTTAACCATTCTCAAAAACTGCACACAGCATTACCTTTGTGACCCATGCTCTACCTTTCCAAATTAAACCAGCCCAAAACAGAAATTGAGCTTCAGTCACAGGGAAGGTGACGTATTCTAATTCTTCAGCAAATGCGAATCACTCTAGCAATACGGTCATAGAGAGGAATGCTGGtgacatttctaaaaaaaaaaaagctgtagttCACTAGAGTTTAATCAGAGTGAATTCTGTGCTAAAAGTAAGTCTGAAAAGAAAGCTcacagttggcttttttttttgtcacctgTCCTCATTAGTTGCATCTCCTCATTTTCTAATTAAACACAGTAATTATAAAGAGTTCACATTCATGCAATTATATGAGGAAAAATGGAGTCATGCCAGTGTCAAAATTATGGCATGTAATTACTGCCCGTGTTAAAGAACATGCAAAACCAGAGACGCAAACACGTGGAGCCGGAGCACAGTAGAACTTCCCACTGCTTCAGAGCCGGAAGAAGAAGAGTCGACCTTTATCTCCACCGGGTCCCTGGGGTTCCTCTGTGTTCAGTCTCCTTCTAGTCATCTTCATCTAGTCCCTGAGAACTTTTCTCCCCCTACCAAGGATTATTTCTCAGAAGACTTGGACCATTCGTTTCCACTCATGTGTAAATGGTTCACAGATAACGAACCACTCCTACTTTTTTAGGGTCAAAGTTTTATAGGTATGTCAGCCATGAGCAGCTAGGAAGATGAACGCGGTAAATCCCCCCTCTAGGACATCATGCTTTCAAAAAGAACGCGAGATTTAAATGAATGTTGCGAAGTAAAACAAGAGGTGTCAGCAACGTGGGAGTGTGGAGTGGTTGTGGGTAGGTCCTGTGCGCCCTCCGTCTCGATACCCCGGGACCCTCTCACGGGGCCTAGCACAGGGATGGTCAGTAAGGATTTGGTGATTCATTGTTTCCATCCTAGTACAATCGGTTCTACCCACGGGGCCTCTCGCACATTGCTGGCCCTGGGGGTGATTTTCACAAGTGCACACTTTCGTAAGTGGCTCCCACGACGGCCTGATGGCACAAACCTGCAATCCCAGGACTCAGGAGTCAAAGCAGGAAGACCTTGAGGGTCGGGCTAGTCGGGGCTACGTCGTTAGACCCCCTGTAAACAAACAGGGCAAAAccaaccacccccccccgccaaaaaaaatccttttgatCATCTTCAGTGGTGTCCATGCTTTGAATTTCCGGCCCCTGTATAGTCTTTGTTGACTGAGCCATGTATGTTCAAAGATTGTTTTTGtgtatgttggtttttttttttttttttggcatggagAGAAAAATTCACAaggattgttttttgtttatttgtttgtttaatgctCACTTTATTAAGCTCCTGAATCTGATACCCCCAAACtgcaaaactaatttttttttttttttttttttggccagtcctgggccttggactcagggcctgagcactgtccctggcttcttcccgctcaaggctagcactctgccacttgagccgcagcgccgcttctggccgttttctgtatatgtggtgctggggaatcgaacctagggcctcgtgtatccgaggcaggcactcttgccactaggctatatccccagccccaaaactaattttttttaattggggcaTTTAAACATCTGTTTCAAATTCATTAAGTAAATTTTAACCCACCAATATTATACACTTAAAGTGGATAATCACTTTTGAACACTTCAAAACCTTATTTCCCAATTGTataaaaaacaaagacagcagaAACTTATTGCTGTAATTTCACTTAAATCTGCTCTAAGGCCCCAGTGTCATGgggttaatgtttttctttttctcttttcttttttagtactgggcattgaacccaggacgttgcacttgctagtcaaGCGCTTTGCCagtgagccacatcccagccct is from Perognathus longimembris pacificus isolate PPM17 chromosome 22, ASM2315922v1, whole genome shotgun sequence and encodes:
- the Grxcr2 gene encoding glutaredoxin domain-containing cysteine-rich protein 2; the protein is MEDSEKKLNPKSDDKPRKVRFKISSSYSGRVLKQVFEDGQELESPKEEYPHSFLQEALEPMDGVYGSGEAPKPPLYPPKLTAQKISVFREGKAYTLAGSQPLFNDYKTNDHKPPPIIDFGKIIIYTNNLKIIRTPMDKRDFMRRILQKEEEAEEESLMSKEESYGDEDQSVGSLLETEGPFPHSQYAQDAELPEENCLHCRGSGSATCSLCHGSKFSMLANRFKESYRALRCPACNENGLQPCHICNQ